From Lagopus muta isolate bLagMut1 chromosome 12, bLagMut1 primary, whole genome shotgun sequence, one genomic window encodes:
- the RRAD gene encoding GTP-binding protein RAD → MTLNRGDKLRYLDKRRGSMPFSAHQHLHRRSMPVDERDLRAALPQDELSGLVRCTSYSPGEAHRESWASDSSDSVISSGSDSDSSLYKVILLGEHGVGKTSLARIFGGVEDGAEAEEAGNTYDRSIMVDGEEASLVVFDIWEQDDSQWLQNHCMKMGDAYIIVYSVTDKVSFEKASELRIQLRRARQTEDIPIILVGNKSDLVRSREVSVDEGRACAVVFDCKFIETSAALHHNVKDLFEGIVRQIRLRKDSKEDNARRMANTKRRESIGKKAKRFLGRIVAKNNKKMAFKAKSKSCHDLSVL, encoded by the exons ATGACTCTGAACCGCGGAGACAAGCTGCGCTACCTGGACAAGCGGCGCGGCAGCATGCCTTTCTCCGCACACCAGCACCTGCACCGGCGCAGCATGCCGGTGGACGAGCGGGACCTGCGGGCCGCCCTGCCGCAGGACGAGCTGTCGGGCCTGGTGCGCTGCACCTCGTACAGCCCCGGCGAGGCGCACCGGGAGAGCTGGGCCTCCGACTCCTCCGACTCCGTCATCTCCTCGGGCAGCGACTCGGACAGCAGCCTCTACAAGGTGATCCTGCTGGGCGAACACGGCGTCGGCAAGACCAGCCTGGCCCGCATCTTCGGCGGCGTAGAGGACGGCGCGGAGGCGGAGGAAGCCG GAAACACGTACGACAGATCGATTATGGTCGATGGAGAAGAAGCGTCTCTCGTGGTGTTCGATATCTGGGAACAG GATGACAGCCAATGGCTCCAGAACCACTGCATGAAGATGGGAGATGCCTACATCATTGTCTATTCAGTGACAGACAAAGTTAGTTTTGAAAAAGCCTCTGAACTAAGGATCCAACTAAGAAGAGCAAGACAAACAGAAGACATTCCTATTATTCTTGTGGGCAATAAGAGTGACCTGGTCAGGTCTCGGGAAGTCTCAGTCGATG aGGGACGGGCCTGTGCTGTTGTGTTTGACTGCAAGTTCATTGagacctcagctgctcttcatcaTAATGTCAAGGACCTGTTTGAAGGTATTGTTCGGCAAATCAGACTTCGCAAAGACAGTAAAGAAGACAACGCCAGGAGAATGGCCAacacaaaaagaagagaaagcataGGCAAAAAGGCAAAGCGATTTCTTGGGAGAATTGTGGCAAAGAATAACAAGAAGATGgctttcaaagcaaaatctAAATCTTGCCATGACTTATCTGTGCTTTAG